Proteins from one Capricornis sumatraensis isolate serow.1 chromosome 2, serow.2, whole genome shotgun sequence genomic window:
- the RPUSD2 gene encoding pseudouridylate synthase RPUSD2 has protein sequence MAERLSTGAEAASGLGAPAQQNGDAGGAARGEQPPGHPEPGGPGVEPVSEDAKQPSGNGERAPAAALGPAKRKKRRGAVGERVVPPPKKRRAGVSFGDEHFAETSYYFEGGLRKVRPYYFDFRTYCKGRWVGHSLLHVFGTEFRAQPLAYYEAAVRAGRLHLNEEPVQDLSIVLKDNDFLRNTVHRHEPPVTAEPIRLLAENEDVVVVDKPSSIPVHPCGRFRHNTVIFILGKEHQLKELHPLHRLDRLTSGVLMFAKTAAVSERIHEQVRDRQLEKEYVCRVAGEFPTEEVTCKEPILVVSYKVGVCRVDPQGKPCESVFQRLSYNGHSSVVRCRPLTGRTHQIRVHLQFLGHPILNDPIYNSAAWGPSRGRGGHIPKTDEELLRDLVAEHQAKQSLGVLDLCGGDLCPGAPDSTAPSSEPSKDCLEEMAASAQKMDGAVEAAPRDLDGVPVTSGKATKIDVVDQETDPLCSECRRVPQDPSPQDLVMFLHALRYKGPDFEYCSPMPAWARDDWQEH, from the exons ATGGCGGAAAGACTCTCGACCGGGGCTGAAGCAGCGAGCGGGCTGGGGGCTCCAGCTCAGCAAAACGGAGATGCGGGCGGCGCCGCGAGGGGTGAGCAGCCCCCTGGGCACCCGGAGCCGGGGGGTCCAGGAGTGGAGCCGGTCTCGGAGGACGCGAAGCAGCCCTCAGGAAACGGGGAGCGGGCCCCGGCTGCAGCCCTGGGCCCTGCCAAGCGGAAGAAGCGGCGAGGCGCGGTTGGAGAGCGCGTTGTGCCGCCCCCGAAGAAGCGGCGGGCAGGGGTTAGCTTTGGCGATGAGCACTTTGCTGAGACCAGCTACTACTTTGAAGGCGGCTTGCGCAAAGTGCGGCCCTATTACTTTGACTTCCGGACTTATTGCAAAGGCCGCTGGGTGGGGCACAGCTTGCTGCACGTCTTCGGCACGGAGTTCAGAGCCCAGCCTCTGGCCTACTACGAGGCCGCTGTCCGAGCGGGACGCCTGCACCTCAATGAGGAGCCGGTACAGGACCTCAGCATTGTGCTCAAG GACAATGACTTCTTACGGAACACAGTGCATAGGCATGAGCCACCAGTTACCGCAGAACCCATCCGCCTGCTAGCAGAGAACGAAGATGTGGTGGTTGTAGACAAGCCTTCTTCCATTCCTGTCCACCCCTGTGGCCGCTTCCGACACAACACGGTCATCTTCATCCTGGGCAAGGAGCACCAGCTAAAGGAGCTACACCCATTGCATCGGCTTGATCGCCTTACCTCCGGGGTCCTCATGTTTGCCAAAACAGCAGCCGTCTCAGAGAGAATTCATGAACAGGTTCGGGACCGGCAG CTGGAGAAGGAATACGTGTGCCGGGTGGCGGGGGAGTTCCCCACTGAGGAAGTAACCTGCAAGGAACCCATCTTGGTGGTGTCTTACAAGGTAGGGGTGTGCCGTGTAGATCCTCAAGGCAAGCCCTGTGAGTCAGTGTTCCAGAGACTGAGCTACAACGGCCACTCCAGTGTGGTGCGTTGCCGGCCACTTACAGGCCGCACCCACCAGATCCGAGTCCACCTTCAGTTCCTGGGCCACCCCATCCTCAATGACCCCATCTACAACTCAGCCGCCTGGGGCCCCTCACGAGGCCGCGGCGGCCACATTCCAAAGACAGATGAGGAACTCCTGCGGGACCTTGTGGCAGAGCACCAGGCCAAACAGAGTCTGGGTGTGCTAGATCTCTGTGGGGGTGacctgtgcccaggagccccagacTCCACAGCACCTTCCTCAGAGCCCAGCAAGGACTGCCTAGAAGAGATGGCTGCATCTGCCCAGAAGATGGATGGAGCAGTTGAGGCAGCCCCTCGGGATCTGGATGGAGTGCCTGTGACATCAGGGAAGGCAACCAAAATCGATGTTGTGGATCAAGAGACAGACCCGCTCTGTTCAGAGTGCCGGAGAGTGCCACAGGATCCCTCGCCCCAGGACCTTGTGATGTTTCTGCATGCCCTGCGCTATAAAGGGCCAGACTTTGAGTACTGTTCACCGATGCCTGCCTGGGCACGAGATGactggcaagaacactga